The Pyxidicoccus sp. MSG2 DNA segment CCTTGCGGGTGCGGAAGCCGGGGATGGCGGACGAGCCACCGAAGGACACCGACACCGACGCGTCGATTTCCGACGCCTCCGCCTCGATTTCCGTCTGGATGTTGCCGTTGCGGTCCGCGGTGGGGCGCAGGTTCAGGATGACGCCGTACTTCTTGTACTCCACCGAGAACTGATTGTTGGTGATGAGGGGGATGGGCACCTCGCCGCCGGCCAGGAACTCGGCCTTCTCACCGCTGGCGCACACCAGCTTGGGCTGGGCAAGCAGGCGGCCGTAGCCGTCGTTGCCCTGGAAGCCGATGGAGAAGTCCGCGCCCGCGTTGAGGCCGAGGGTGCCCGCGCCCTCGCCGAACGTGCCGGGGAACAGTTGCTGCGAAATCGTCGCGGAGGCGGCCGCCGTGCCGGAGATGTCCGTGGGGTACTTGATGCCGTAGCGGTCCCGGCTGTTGCGGCGGATTTCGACGAACTGCACCTCGGAGAGGATCATCCGCTTGATGCCCACGACGAGCAGGTTCTCCACCTTCTCGCCGATGGCCTTGGTGATGAGCTCCGCCTTCTGGAGGTCCTGCTGGCTCTCCACGGAGCCCTCCAGGAAGATGGTGGCGCCCACCACGTTGGCCTGGACGTTCTTGAGGCCGGCCTTCTGGAAGGCCGCGTTGAGGTTCTGCGCCACCAGCTTCTTGGCGTTGGGGGCGATCTTCACGAACGACTTCACGTTCGGATAGAGGCTGACCACCTCGTTGATGCGGTCCGCGTCCTGCGTGGTGTAGGCCTGACCGTCCAGGTAGATGCGGTCACCCACCATGCGGACGGAGACGCCTTCGATTTCGCCCAGCAGGCGCTTGATTTCGGAGATGACCTCGTTGGGGTCCTGCTTGCGGACGGCGACGAGGTAGCTGACGCGCTGACCGGAGGTCTTCCAGACGAGGAGCGTCGTCTTGCCCTCGCCGAGGCCGGTGATGAGCAGCTGGCCGGAGCCGAGCGTCTTGACCTCGGCGATGGTCGGGTCGCCGAGTGCGACGCGGCTCAGGCCGGGAATGGTGAGCACCTTCTGGGAGCCGACGCCGAGGCTGACGGTGCTGCCCTCTTGCGCCAGGGCGCTGCCGCCGGCCACCAGGGCGACCAGGGCGCTCAGCGCCGCGGCATGCGTGAAGCGTGTGAACATCGTCCGTATCCCTTCCAGTGTCCGAGCGAACCCGAGCTTCAGCTTCCGTGTTGCCACCACAGCGCCCAGAAAGTACCCAGCGCGATGGCCACCCCGTAGGGGATGTGACGCTGGGTCGAAGGCTGCGCGTCCGCGCTCGCCAGCCGCACCCGCGCCGCCCACCGCCGCACCACCGCCGCCAACGTGTCCCATACCGCGCCCTGCCAGAGCAGCGTCACCACCGCCTGGAGCGCGCCCACCAGTGAGATGAAGGCCGCGGCCGCCAGCACCGCTGGGAATCCCAGCACGGCCCCCACCCCGCCCATCAACTTCACGTCACCCCACCCCATCCGCCCGCGCAGCGCCGCCGGCAACAGCAGCACCGCCAGCCCCGCCCCCGCCACCAGCCCGCTGAGCACCCCGTGCTCCAGGTCCCCGAAGCCCTCCGTGGCCAGGCGCACGCCCAGCGCCACCGCCATCAGCGGATAGGTGACGGCATCCAGGATTTCCCGGCGCAGCACATCCGTCACCACCGAGATCACCAGGGCCACTCCAAGGACCGTCCACAGTGCGATCTGAACAGGCGTCATCCATCGCCTGTCCCATCCGTGGCAGGCCGTCCGGTATCAAACCAGCGAGGCCGGAGCCCGTCAATTGTCGAACATCCGGAAGCCCTGCGGGGAGGTGCGCCGGTCAGCTCACCATGAGGCGAATCTTCTCGCTGCAGATGAAGTACTCGTCGCCGTCTTCGATCTTCCGGCGCTTGATGCGCTGCTTGTTGTACCAGGTGCCGTTGGAGGACCCGAGGTCCTCGATGATCCAGTCATTCCCCTCGTGGACGATGACGGCGTGCTCGCGGGACACCTTGCCGGAGTTGATGACGAAGTCGCAGTGCTTGCCGCGGCCGATGACGAAGCGGTCCTTGACGATGCGCTCCTGGTCTCCGGCCTCGGTGACGAGGTACAGCGCGCCGGGCTCCTCCTCCTCGGCCACCTCGTCCGCGGGCTCCTCCTCGGCCTCCTCGGCGGGCTCGTCCTCCATCGCCGGGTCCTCGGGCTCGGGAAGCGGCTCCTCCTCGTCCTCGATGATGTCGTCGTTGGGAGGAGGCGGCTCGTTCTTGCCCTTGATGAGGCGCTCGAGCTCCGCGGCCGTCTCCAGTACGCGCTCGGCGACCTCGCGGCGCACCGGATCATTGTCCAGGCCGTTGGAGGACGAGCCACGGTCCTCGACGGGCGCGGCGCCGCGGCCGGCGGGACGGGCCGGCTGGGGAGTGGACTCGGGCTTGGGCGCGGGGGCCAGCACCGGGGGCGCGCCCCGGGCCGGAGCCGGCGCCGCGGCCACCGGGGCCGGCCGCGCGGACGCAATGGGGGCGGCCGCCACGGGTGCCTCGCCCCGGGACTTCACCTCGATGAAGCCGTTGAGGCGCGCGAACATGAAGAGCGCCTGGTTGATCAGCGCATCGCGATCCGAGCCCATCTGCTGGGCCATCTCTTCGTACGTCTCCCACAGATGGTCGGCGATGCCGACCTTGCGGGCGGGGCGGGAGTTCTGATCGATCATCGGTCTTGACTCGGGTGATTCAGGATGTCCCGGACGATAGCAGAGCCCCCCCGGGGAGCCCAATTACTCGAAGGGATTGAGCGCGCTGGCGTTGAGGGTGTTGTCCACCACCAGCCCCAGGTTCACCTGGAGGATGCCGTCCGCGGACGGGTAGGCGATGTAGGCCAGATCCGATTTCGGCGCGGCGACCACGGGGCCCGGCAGGGTGTAGAAATTCAGCCCCACTCCCGCGGTGGTGGTATCCACACCAAACGTGTGGGTCCGGATGCCGGAGTCCAGCGTCACCACGAAGCGGTCTCCGCGTGTGAGCCGCCCGGCGACCGAGGGCACGGCCACCCGGATGACGATGTCCGGCGGCGTCGCCGGGAAGGCCGGCACCGTCCAGGCCGGGGGGTCCACATTGGTCACGTCGTCCACTTCGGCGGTCGCCGTGAGCAGGCCCGCCGGATGGAAGTAGTAGCTCGTGGGAATCCGGTACTCGGCCGTTTCGCCCGTGATGTCCCGGGCCAGCAGCGTGCCGGAGTCGTTGAGGAGGATGAAGGGCTGATCCCCCGCGACCCGGACGTTGAAGCGAGGCAGGGTGGAACAGCCGTCGGGGATGGGGGTGGCGCTCTCCAGGCGGACGCGGCCGGCGGTGGTGGGCACCACGGCCGTCACCACGAGGTCCGTGTCACACACCACGTCGTCGCCCGCCAGCTCGATGATGTCGCCCACCGCCACCTGCTGGCGCGGGTCCGTGGGCTGGTCCACCTCGAAGAGCGCGGGGGCCGACAGGTCGCGGCTCAGCGACGCCATCGTCGGGAAGATGC contains these protein-coding regions:
- a CDS encoding type II and III secretion system protein family protein; translated protein: MFTRFTHAAALSALVALVAGGSALAQEGSTVSLGVGSQKVLTIPGLSRVALGDPTIAEVKTLGSGQLLITGLGEGKTTLLVWKTSGQRVSYLVAVRKQDPNEVISEIKRLLGEIEGVSVRMVGDRIYLDGQAYTTQDADRINEVVSLYPNVKSFVKIAPNAKKLVAQNLNAAFQKAGLKNVQANVVGATIFLEGSVESQQDLQKAELITKAIGEKVENLLVVGIKRMILSEVQFVEIRRNSRDRYGIKYPTDISGTAAASATISQQLFPGTFGEGAGTLGLNAGADFSIGFQGNDGYGRLLAQPKLVCASGEKAEFLAGGEVPIPLITNNQFSVEYKKYGVILNLRPTADRNGNIQTEIEAEASEIDASVSVSFGGSSAIPGFRTRKVKTNVTVRHGETIVLSGVFSHDEQKSVSKIPGLGHIPIVGELFKSRGFDSTKRELVIFVTPRIVNPDSDKVRTIIEDVKSRYKQARSEVNFNIFD
- a CDS encoding A24 family peptidase, whose translation is MTPVQIALWTVLGVALVISVVTDVLRREILDAVTYPLMAVALGVRLATEGFGDLEHGVLSGLVAGAGLAVLLLPAALRGRMGWGDVKLMGGVGAVLGFPAVLAAAAFISLVGALQAVVTLLWQGAVWDTLAAVVRRWAARVRLASADAQPSTQRHIPYGVAIALGTFWALWWQHGS
- a CDS encoding FHA domain-containing protein; translation: MIDQNSRPARKVGIADHLWETYEEMAQQMGSDRDALINQALFMFARLNGFIEVKSRGEAPVAAAPIASARPAPVAAAPAPARGAPPVLAPAPKPESTPQPARPAGRGAAPVEDRGSSSNGLDNDPVRREVAERVLETAAELERLIKGKNEPPPPNDDIIEDEEEPLPEPEDPAMEDEPAEEAEEEPADEVAEEEEPGALYLVTEAGDQERIVKDRFVIGRGKHCDFVINSGKVSREHAVIVHEGNDWIIEDLGSSNGTWYNKQRIKRRKIEDGDEYFICSEKIRLMVS